In Mytilus edulis chromosome 3, xbMytEdul2.2, whole genome shotgun sequence, the genomic window TGCAAACTGTTTTTGTCACTTGATAGtctctgttaaatttattcactACTCTTTAAGACTTTTGGTGATTAAAAGCTTGACATATTGCATGGACAATTGTCTTTTGATAGAGATTGTATGTTGTGTTTGCTTTTTTGTGCAATCAAGATTCTACTTGAATTTAACTTCACATCTACTTTtaataatatcaattatatatatccTGAAAAAAATGGCCATCCAGATGGGTCAACCTTTTTCATGAAAATCAATTGAACATCAAGATAAAAAGAATTCATCAACTTCTTAGTGGCTTCACACATTTTACATTACCTGTGAAGGAGCTGGACTTTCTGGATCATCTAAATGTTTTAAGGCTTGCCATGCTATAGGATGAGCACCTAGCAGCACATTACCATCTTTATCCAAAGTGGGATTGTCTATTCCTGTTTTTACATCAAATTCCTGAAATAAATACTTTATCGTTTATTCATGTATTTATGTGtgataacattaaaatgttaaaaatgtttttgtacTGTGCAGTGTACAACTAACACATGCATCACACAATCGAATTAAGGGGGTACAGAACATATAAGGGAGTAAACTCCTTAAAATCAGCTGAGTGTTTTAATCACTCACTATTAATATTAAGGAGAAATCAAGCTTTTCAACAATCAAAATTAGTGTTCGTCAAATTGCTTTATATCCAACCAAATTATTTCTGGTAATTGTATAGATCAAATTTCAGTCAAAGAGTTGGATACCCCCTTAAAGACAGGAACTATAAACAGacctatcaaaattttaaaatagttcCACTGCCATCATTTAACCATTTCAACAATATAAATTCAAACAAGGCTTTTTTAAAGGCCACAGTTTTAAGTTCTACTTTAGTTAAAATAGCAGTCATTGGAAAGACTTCCTTTCGAACCCCCTTGATGTATGTCTATGTTTATTACGGCAAGAGAAGGTTCCCAGAGGCTCTATCCACTTTATTTTTTACAGTGTTAGAATCATTCACAAAAATTATAAAGGGAATTTATGTACCAACTGGACCAAATCAGCAAACATTTCTACATTATTAATTATAATAACAAATTGACTTTGggagaataaaaataaaactgtaataCCTGGTATCTTTTAACTGTTCCATTTTTCTGTCTTTTAAAAGTATGGAATTTCTTTGGGACTGGCTCTGCCATGTACAAATATCTGAAAAAGAGTGGAGATGCCAAAGGTCTGTAAGCCTGTAAATAAATCTATATATCTACTTCAAGCTATCTTTAAGTCTAGGACTTTATAATCCACTTCACAGTGATTTAATTCTGCAATTTTCTTAATTACTTGATGTAGTACTATAGTGTAATAAATTTATTACACTATAGTACTACATCAAGTAAttaagaaaattgcaaaattaaatcaCTGTGAAGTGGATTATACAAAATGCCCATatatggggcataaaaataatcaaaattaaaagttttacatatttgcaACAATTCATATTTGACATATCAATAAAGCACTGTGTTCAGTCTTTTTACAGGTACTTAAGAACACTATAGTTTATGTTTGTGATCTTGTACAACCTGGAATATTATTTTCCTGCAATCGTATATCTACTAAAGTGCTACCAGTAATTGTGATAATGAAATTCTGATGATATCTACCTAGAGACCATGTAGGGGGCATTTtactatggattttttttgtgtttaaaaataaatatattaaactcCATACTaatatttacgacaaaagagaggaTTTTTCATTCCATACCGTTGACATCTGCAATTAATTCACTTGGTCAATAATAAGCTAGTACAAAACAGTGCTAAAAATGCTATCATATAAGGAAGAAGTGGCAAGAGTTTTGTTCTTACTTCTGATCACGTGATAACATCAGACCATTTGTTGTAACAAAGCCTTCATATTGTTTGTGGTATGCTTTCCCATCATAATACATTATATTTCCATAGGCTAATGGTAGGACCATCTCTAATAGGTGAAGAAGTCCATTCTTATAGTAGGCATAATTGGTGAAGTAAAAACTATTTTCACTGTCCATTGCTACATCATTTAAACTGAAATGAAAGTCAATCAAAAACCATAAATCTACATTCTACAAGTAAATTGAGAAATAATTCAATACAGACACACTTTAGTCTGAGAGAACATGATTATTTATTAGTTGTATGGTATTTggatttgaacttgctgtcattTACTGTAAGTACTTTCAGatttgtattttgtctttttttcttcaaCTGATAgtctgttcttatgttgtacatgtactgttacaccactgatccaggtaagggggagggtttaaaattagcaaatatgTTAAACCCTGTAAAATTCTttgtggtggatagttgtttcattggccatcataccacatctcctttttctTTTATAATGGGAAAATTGGTTTTTTAAATATAgcttttttttaaacacatttcctgttttaaattttcaaaagatTGAAAAACAAACTAAATTTACAAATAGTTTCAcctcataatttttttaattgctaaGTGTCTTTAACACTTACTAGTGTATGTTTGGGTCTCTGTAAGTCTGGACATGCTTCAGCTGTTTATCTTTAGCTATGAACAGGAACTTTTCTAGGCTATCCCCTTTGGATCCATGGTTAACCACCATTACTGTAACTTTatcttaaaaaatacaaatataaataattaaattgtcATCTGGTACACATGCTAGTCTGCCATTAAAGACTACaagttgacctctagatgtctttttctATATAATTGTGTTATTTACCCTACAAAGTAGTTGAATTGTCCCATGAGAGTAATAATACAATATAGTAACTTCTAAATATAATGTGATAATAGCAAACACTTTTAATACAAAGATACTGTTGATTCATAGAATACAAAATTTTGATAATAAGTTAGTggttatacatttttgttataagACTACTTtcaatatattgaaataaaaatctgtattttttaaagattttaaaataaatttaaacaaagtGATCAGAACTTTTTGGTTCACAAACATTACCTTTATTGTCTTTCCACAAACTAATGCCATGTGGACCAAAATCAGACTGGTTGAACTGGTCTCCAACAATAGTTAGTTCTTCTATGCCTTTATCTGGAtgattaaaatcaaacaaatatattcGTCCTTTTCTATTGTGCTTCTTGTGGTATGCATGAACTGTAGGAGAAGCTGAGGGCATAACAAGACCCTAAAACAAAAAATCCTTGTAGAAAAAGTACTTACTGTTCATACattattattaatttctatttaaaatggACACACcttggatttatttatttttgtgggtaccaattttcttggagtGAGGGAAACTTACAtaatgtggatttatttatttttgtgggtacctgtaaccaattttcttggattgtgggaaacttgcatattcgtggatattcaAATTCGTGGTTTtagcaaagtctgcatacattcctttagaaaatttgtaattgttgaacatttaaattcaaggTTCCGCTGTATCAACAATATCCACAAAAATTAGTATCCAAACGAAaatatatgaatccacagtatcaatTTGATACAGTCAAAAAAATTGATAAtgataagtaagtaagtaagtaagtaattttatattggtttgaaatccaaaattacaggattgataccaagacaatacaaaacatacaaacatatatctcatatcaaattcataaacatGATATGTCATTTGGTGTTTGACTATGGAAGATGTTACATGTAGTACTCATTGGTGTTTGACTATGGAAGATGTTACATGTAGTACTCATTACAATCTTCAAGATGGTGTTCATAGTGACTGAGTTAACTACATGTAATTTGGTCAATGATTGAGAGTTTGCAATTATAAATTATACCACATCCTTATATTATCTCCATAATTTATATAGATCAATCCAATTGCACTGTCCATTAAAGGTACAATAGATCTCAATAACAGGCATCATTCTGGTAAAAGACCCTAAAAATTACCTCACTGTAAGACTTGTTCCCCTTGATATTTTCAGTCATTAATATAAGTGaaccaagggcaataactcaggACAATTCTATACATACTGATGTTATAAGTGTTATACCATTAGGTAATGTCCCCATGTCTTATTTCATATAATaaccaagggcaataactcagaGCAATACTATACATACTGATGTAATAAGTGTTATACCATTAGGTAATGTCCCCATGTCTTATTTCATATAATaaccaagggcaataactcagaGCAATACTATACCTACTGATGTAATAAGTGTTATACCATTAGGTAATGTCCCCATGTCTTATTTCATATAATaaccaagggcaataactcagaGCAATACTATACCTACTGATGTAATAAGTGTTATACCATTAGGTAATGTCTCCTGGCATGTCTTATTTCATATAATaaccaagggcaataactcagaGCAATACTATACCTACTGATGTAATAAGAGTTAAACCATTAGGTAATGTCCCCATGTCCTCATATCCAATACCTGTAATCCATTTAaaccaagggcaataactcaggACAATTCTATACTTACTGATGTAATAAGAGTTAAACCATTAGGTAATGTCTCCATGTCCTCATATCCAATACCTGTAAGCCATTTAaaccaagggcaataactcaggACAATTCTATACTTACTGATGTTATAAGAGTTAAACCATTAGGTAATGTCTCCATGTCCTCATATCCAATTCCTgtaatcaaatataataaatataatagtaaaaatatatgttataactGCCACCTAAAGCAACAAAACTTCAATTTTGCTGTACCATGGATTCAAAAGCTCACTTTCATTCCTAAtagatatcttttaaaatatgtaGAAAATCAAATACtaattgttttgtgttttctCTTTTTGGTATTAGACTATTCGGCAGTTTTTTAAAACACTGCAAGATGATGAGCCATGTTACAAGGAATGAGTCTTTATAAATTCATTCACTAAGTCACACAAATACTCAGCCTCCCATTTGCAATAGTAAGCTTTTCAATCTAAAAAGCCATAATGGTATTAATTTAGGTCATAAAAGaagggtgaaagataccagaaggacattcaaactcatactgatagatcgaaaataaactgacaacgccatggcttataaagaaaaagacaaacagacatataatagtacacaagacacaacatagaaaacttaagatcaTTACCTTGTCCAGGAACAATTCTACAGGGTCCTGGTGTATGGTTATACACATACTTTAAAATTTCCAAGGTATgtctgaaacaaacaaaaaaaatatatacaaagagGGAAGTTTTAAAAGTTA contains:
- the LOC139516735 gene encoding serum paraoxonase/arylesterase 1-like isoform X4; protein product: MGTLPNGLTLITSGLVMPSASPTVHAYHKKHNRKGRIYLFDFNHPDKGIEELTIVGDQFNQSDFGPHGISLWKDNKDKVTVMVVNHGSKGDSLEKFLFIAKDKQLKHVQTYRDPNIHYLNDVAMDSENSFYFTNYAYYKNGLLHLLEMVLPLAYGNIMYYDGKAYHKQYEGFVTTNGLMLSRDQKYLYMAEPVPKKFHTFKRQKNGTVKRYQEFDVKTGIDNPTLDKDGNVLLGAHPIAWQALKHLDDPESPAPSQVIKLHMKDGVVTKMTEVLSDDGQMLSASTVASLYKDAMLVGTVQHKLLYCEVRWMD
- the LOC139516735 gene encoding serum paraoxonase/arylesterase 1-like isoform X3, whose amino-acid sequence is MGTLPNGITLITSGLVMPSASPTVHAYHKKHNRKGRIYLFDFNHPDKGIEELTIVGDQFNQSDFGPHGISLWKDNKDKVTVMVVNHGSKGDSLEKFLFIAKDKQLKHVQTYRDPNIHYLNDVAMDSENSFYFTNYAYYKNGLLHLLEMVLPLAYGNIMYYDGKAYHKQYEGFVTTNGLMLSRDQKYLYMAEPVPKKFHTFKRQKNGTVKRYQEFDVKTGIDNPTLDKDGNVLLGAHPIAWQALKHLDDPESPAPSQVIKLHMKDGVVTKMTEVLSDDGQMLSASTVASLYKDAMLVGTVQHKLLYCEVRWMD
- the LOC139516735 gene encoding serum paraoxonase/arylesterase 1-like isoform X1, producing MIKKAIAAVVGILILQFIVKTLHTLEILKYVYNHTPGPCRIVPGQGIGYEDMETLPNGLTLITSGLVMPSASPTVHAYHKKHNRKGRIYLFDFNHPDKGIEELTIVGDQFNQSDFGPHGISLWKDNKDKVTVMVVNHGSKGDSLEKFLFIAKDKQLKHVQTYRDPNIHYLNDVAMDSENSFYFTNYAYYKNGLLHLLEMVLPLAYGNIMYYDGKAYHKQYEGFVTTNGLMLSRDQKYLYMAEPVPKKFHTFKRQKNGTVKRYQEFDVKTGIDNPTLDKDGNVLLGAHPIAWQALKHLDDPESPAPSQVIKLHMKDGVVTKMTEVLSDDGQMLSASTVASLYKDAMLVGTVQHKLLYCEVRWMD
- the LOC139516735 gene encoding serum paraoxonase/arylesterase 1-like isoform X2 codes for the protein MIKKAIAAVVGILILQFIVKTLHTLEILKYVYNHTPGPCRIVPGQGIGYEDMETLPNGLTLITSGLVMPSASPTVHAYHKKHNRKGRIYLFDFNHPDKGIEELTIVGDQFNQSDFGPHGISLWKDNKDKVTVMVVNHGSKGDSLEKFLFIAKDKQLKHVQTYRDPNIHYLNDVAMDSENSFYFTNYAYYKNGLLHLLEMVLPLAYGNIMYYDGKAYHKQYEGFVTTNGLMLSRDQKYLYMAEPVPKKFHTFKRQKNGTVKRYQEFDVKTGIDNPTLDKDGNVLLGAHPIAWQALKHLDDPESPAPSQVIKLHMKDGVVTKMTEVLSDDGQMLSASTVASLYKDAMLVGTVQHKLLYCEVRWMD